One region of gamma proteobacterium HIMB55 genomic DNA includes:
- a CDS encoding glucose-6-phosphate isomerase (PFAM: Phosphoglucose isomerase) — protein sequence MLPSSDADTLKAEASRLSDVSIAELLSSDANRVSDLTLTAAGLSLDASKQRIDRAALSVLTEAADNAGLPAAFEQLVTGVEVNITEQRAALHTLLRGTASNDCSDLYNEVSETLSRMKSAVESIHSGAHTSASGQPFTDVINIGIGGSDLGPRMICRALDTEAPRLRTHFISNVDPHDLDVVTRDLNPATTLLIICSKTFTTEETLTNAQRARAWLIKGGVPDADIGKHVLAVTTNLDAAADFGIDANACFPMWDWVGGRYSVWSAIGLVIALGHGWEAFSEMLDGARALDEHTRETAPDQNLPMMMAMLELWNTRFLNTETHVVLPYSQRLEYLADFLQQLTMESNGKRVTLDGESITDVTAPVLWGSAGTIGQHSYYQLLHQGNRAFSADIIFPLTNGNVDLDAHRKLASNALAQSRAFLIGRSAEESQELAASKGLAPELAPHFEMPGNHPHSTIVMDAVTPATLGALVAAYEHKTYFLSVLMGLNAFDQWGVELGKVIGKQIRGALETGEGLDELDASTATLAAAWREANSGR from the coding sequence ATGCTGCCAAGCAGTGACGCCGACACCTTAAAAGCCGAGGCGTCGCGCCTCAGCGACGTATCCATTGCAGAACTGCTTTCCAGCGACGCCAATCGCGTAAGCGACCTCACGTTAACTGCTGCGGGACTTAGCCTTGATGCATCCAAGCAGCGGATAGATCGCGCGGCACTCTCCGTGCTGACTGAAGCGGCCGACAATGCGGGGTTACCAGCAGCCTTCGAGCAGCTGGTAACGGGTGTCGAGGTCAATATCACCGAGCAACGCGCGGCGCTACATACTCTGCTTCGAGGAACAGCATCTAACGATTGTTCGGATTTATATAACGAAGTCAGCGAGACGCTTTCTCGAATGAAATCTGCTGTTGAGAGCATTCACAGCGGCGCGCACACGAGCGCATCTGGGCAACCATTCACTGATGTCATTAACATCGGCATTGGTGGCTCGGATCTCGGTCCCCGAATGATCTGCCGCGCGCTCGATACTGAGGCACCGCGGCTTCGCACCCACTTTATTTCCAACGTTGATCCGCACGATCTTGATGTAGTAACTCGCGATCTTAACCCCGCGACCACCCTGCTCATCATCTGCTCGAAAACATTCACCACTGAAGAGACCCTGACCAACGCGCAGCGCGCTCGAGCGTGGCTAATTAAGGGCGGTGTACCGGATGCGGACATCGGCAAGCACGTACTCGCAGTCACCACCAATCTCGACGCAGCGGCAGACTTTGGTATTGATGCAAACGCCTGCTTCCCCATGTGGGACTGGGTTGGCGGCCGCTACTCAGTGTGGTCAGCCATCGGCTTAGTGATTGCGCTCGGGCACGGCTGGGAAGCATTTTCTGAGATGCTCGACGGCGCACGTGCGCTCGATGAGCACACACGCGAAACCGCGCCCGACCAAAACCTCCCGATGATGATGGCGATGCTCGAGCTCTGGAACACGCGTTTCTTGAATACGGAAACGCATGTCGTCCTGCCCTACTCTCAGCGCCTCGAGTACCTCGCTGACTTTTTACAGCAGCTGACTATGGAGAGTAATGGTAAGCGGGTGACGCTCGACGGTGAGTCCATAACGGACGTCACGGCACCTGTGCTCTGGGGCTCTGCGGGGACCATCGGTCAGCACTCCTACTATCAGCTGCTCCATCAGGGAAACAGGGCGTTTTCGGCTGACATCATTTTTCCGTTAACCAACGGGAATGTTGACCTCGACGCACACCGGAAGCTCGCCTCGAATGCCTTGGCACAGAGCCGCGCCTTTTTGATTGGACGCTCCGCCGAAGAGTCACAAGAACTCGCGGCGTCAAAAGGCCTCGCTCCCGAGCTCGCACCTCATTTCGAAATGCCCGGAAACCACCCTCACAGCACCATTGTTATGGATGCAGTTACACCCGCGACGCTGGGTGCATTGGTTGCCGCTTACGAGCACAAAACCTACTTCCTATCCGTGCTGATGGGGCTAAACGCCTTCGACCAGTGGGGTGTGGAGCTTGGCAAAGTGATTGGAAAGCAAATCCGCGGAGCGCTAGAAACGGGCGAAGGTCTCGACGAGCTCGACGCATCAACCGCCACGCTTGCCGCCGCTTGGCGAGAGGCCAATAGCGGCCGTTAA